From Saccharothrix espanaensis DSM 44229, the proteins below share one genomic window:
- a CDS encoding glycosyltransferase family 4 protein, with protein sequence MLIDATAVPTDRGGVGRYVDSLVAALDADGARLSVVCQPRDAELYARLARRSRVITAADAVATRTARLTWEQTSLPRLASRLGVQVVHSPHYTVPLANRAASVVTLHDATFFTDAVLHSSVKARFFRAWTRAALRRAELCVVPSRATADELARVAGADRRLLHIAQHGVDTERFHPPTADEVASVRRSLSLGSGPYVAFLGALEPRKNVPALIRGFAQACRGRVDPPTLVLAGQPGWDSQVERALDAVPHRIRVIRAGYLPFGQLAGFLGGAEVVAYPSLGEGFGLPVLEAMACGAAVLTTRRLSLPEVGGDAVAYCGVGAGDIAAALGELLDDPARRHSLASAALVRAKDFSWSTSAARHRLAYDRAARSHRR encoded by the coding sequence GTGCTGATCGACGCCACCGCCGTGCCGACGGACCGGGGCGGGGTCGGGCGGTACGTGGATTCGCTGGTGGCGGCGCTGGACGCGGACGGCGCGAGACTCAGCGTGGTGTGCCAGCCCCGGGACGCGGAGCTGTACGCGCGGCTGGCCCGCCGGTCGCGGGTGATCACCGCGGCCGACGCGGTCGCCACCCGCACCGCGCGCCTGACCTGGGAGCAGACCTCGTTGCCGCGGCTGGCGTCCCGGCTCGGCGTGCAGGTCGTGCACTCCCCGCACTACACCGTGCCGCTGGCCAACCGGGCGGCCTCCGTGGTGACCCTGCACGACGCGACGTTCTTCACCGACGCCGTGCTGCACTCGTCGGTGAAGGCCCGGTTCTTCCGGGCGTGGACCAGGGCGGCGCTGAGACGGGCGGAGCTGTGCGTCGTGCCCAGCCGGGCCACGGCCGACGAGCTGGCGCGGGTCGCCGGAGCGGATCGGCGGCTGCTGCACATCGCGCAGCACGGCGTCGACACCGAGCGCTTCCACCCGCCGACCGCCGACGAGGTCGCGTCGGTGCGGCGGTCGTTGTCGTTGGGCAGCGGGCCTTACGTGGCGTTCTTGGGGGCGTTGGAGCCGCGGAAGAACGTGCCGGCGTTGATAAGGGGCTTCGCGCAGGCGTGCCGGGGGCGGGTCGACCCGCCGACGCTGGTCCTGGCCGGGCAGCCGGGGTGGGACAGCCAGGTGGAGCGCGCCCTGGACGCCGTGCCGCACCGGATCCGGGTGATCCGGGCGGGGTACCTGCCGTTCGGGCAGCTGGCCGGCTTCCTCGGCGGGGCCGAGGTGGTCGCGTACCCGTCGCTGGGCGAGGGCTTCGGGCTGCCGGTGCTGGAGGCGATGGCCTGCGGCGCGGCGGTGCTGACCACCCGCCGGTTGAGCCTGCCGGAGGTCGGCGGGGACGCGGTGGCGTACTGCGGCGTCGGGGCCGGCGACATCGCGGCGGCGCTGGGCGAGCTGCTGGACGACCCGGCGCGGCGGCACTCGCTGGCGTCGGCGGCCCTGGTCCGCGCGAAAGACTTCTCCTGGTCGACCTCGGCCGCCCGCCACCGCCTGGCCTACGACCGCGCCGCCCGCTCCCACCGCCGCTGA
- a CDS encoding glycosyltransferase family 2 protein, whose amino-acid sequence MTRYGDGLAVVTVTYSPGETLDGFLTTLAAATTRPVTVVLADNGSTDGVPERAAAEHDHVTFLPTGGNLGYGAGANRGVASLPDDVGWVVVANPDLSWGPGSLDLLLDAAKRWPRGGAFGPLIREPNGAVYPSARQLPALGRGLGHAVFAKIWPSNPWTTEYRQEKASIQERTAGWLSGSCLLLRREAFDSVDGFDPRYFMYFEDVDLGDRIGRAGWLNVYVPEAEVTHIGGHSTARASSRMLAAHHSSAYRYLADRHQGPLWAPLRFAVQAGLGLRLKLVTRR is encoded by the coding sequence GTGACGCGCTACGGAGACGGACTGGCGGTCGTGACCGTCACCTACTCGCCCGGTGAGACCCTCGACGGCTTCCTGACCACGTTGGCGGCGGCGACCACGCGGCCGGTCACCGTGGTGCTGGCCGACAACGGATCCACCGACGGGGTGCCGGAGCGCGCGGCCGCCGAGCACGACCACGTGACGTTCCTGCCGACCGGCGGCAACCTCGGCTACGGGGCCGGCGCCAACCGGGGCGTCGCGTCGCTGCCCGACGACGTCGGCTGGGTCGTCGTGGCCAACCCCGACCTGTCCTGGGGGCCCGGCAGCCTCGACCTGCTGCTCGACGCCGCCAAGCGGTGGCCGCGCGGCGGCGCGTTCGGGCCGCTGATCCGCGAGCCGAACGGCGCGGTGTACCCGTCGGCGCGCCAACTGCCCGCGCTCGGCCGCGGGCTCGGGCACGCCGTGTTCGCCAAGATCTGGCCGTCGAACCCGTGGACCACCGAGTACCGCCAGGAGAAGGCGTCGATCCAGGAGCGCACCGCCGGCTGGCTGTCCGGCTCGTGCCTGCTGCTGCGCCGTGAGGCGTTCGACTCGGTCGACGGCTTCGACCCGCGCTACTTCATGTACTTCGAGGACGTGGACCTCGGCGACCGGATCGGCCGCGCCGGCTGGCTCAACGTGTACGTCCCGGAGGCGGAGGTCACCCACATCGGCGGCCACTCCACGGCCCGCGCGTCCAGCCGGATGCTGGCCGCCCACCACAGCAGCGCCTACCGCTACCTCGCCGACCGCCACCAAGGCCCGCTGTGGGCCCCGCTGCGGTTCGCCGTGCAGGCCGGTCTGGGGCTGCGGCTCAAGCTCGTCACCCGCCGCTGA
- a CDS encoding DUF4396 domain-containing protein has translation MNASWKTAISATLHCLTGCAIGEVLGMVIGTALGLPNWGTIVLAVVLAFFFGYALTLRGVLRAGLGFRAALKTALAADTVSILVMEVVDNAVMLIVPGAMDAGLASWLFWGALAFSLAVAFVLTVPVNRWLIARGKGHAVVHHVHHH, from the coding sequence ATGAACGCATCGTGGAAGACAGCGATCTCGGCGACCTTGCACTGCCTCACCGGCTGCGCCATCGGCGAAGTGCTCGGCATGGTCATCGGCACGGCGCTCGGCCTGCCCAACTGGGGCACGATCGTGCTGGCCGTCGTGCTCGCGTTCTTCTTCGGCTACGCCCTCACCCTGCGCGGCGTCCTGCGCGCCGGCCTCGGGTTCCGGGCCGCCCTGAAGACCGCGCTCGCCGCCGACACCGTCTCCATCCTGGTGATGGAGGTCGTCGACAACGCCGTGATGCTCATCGTTCCCGGCGCGATGGACGCCGGCCTCGCGTCCTGGCTGTTCTGGGGCGCGCTGGCGTTCTCGCTCGCCGTCGCGTTCGTGCTCACCGTCCCGGTCAACCGGTGGCTCATCGCGCGCGGCAAGGGACACGCCGTCGTGCACCACGTCCACCACCACTAG
- a CDS encoding glycosyltransferase family 4 protein — protein MPNLVVLAEQLLAPVPGGTGRHTRELAAALAATAPPGWEVTGVVSRQSDVSAARIPGVGGPRVLPLPRRALIAAWEHGVPYWPGGDAVHAPTPLAPPRGRVVVTVHDVVPWTHPETLTARGAAWHRKVILRAVSKAAAIVVPTEAVAQALRRYAPGTAPVRVVHNGVTGFTEERAVPDLPERYVLAVGTIEPRKGFDVLVAATAELGVPLVVVGPQGWGGVDLRAPHVRLLGRLPDAELAHVLRRAAVLAAPSLAEGFGLPVVEAMAAGVPVVHSDAPALVEVGGGAGLVVPRGDRAALVAALRSVWREQRVAERVIASGLARAKAFTWENAARQVWEVHQSAGGARAV, from the coding sequence ATGCCCAACCTGGTCGTGCTGGCCGAGCAGTTGCTGGCCCCGGTGCCCGGCGGGACCGGCCGCCACACCCGTGAGCTGGCCGCCGCGCTGGCCGCCACCGCCCCGCCGGGGTGGGAGGTCACCGGCGTGGTGAGCAGGCAGTCCGACGTGAGCGCGGCGCGCATCCCCGGCGTCGGCGGGCCGCGCGTGCTGCCGCTGCCCCGGCGTGCGCTGATCGCCGCCTGGGAGCACGGCGTGCCGTACTGGCCGGGTGGCGACGCCGTGCACGCGCCGACGCCGCTCGCACCGCCGCGCGGGCGCGTGGTCGTGACGGTGCACGACGTCGTGCCGTGGACCCACCCCGAGACGTTGACCGCGCGCGGCGCTGCGTGGCACCGGAAGGTGATCTTGCGGGCGGTGTCGAAGGCCGCCGCGATCGTCGTGCCGACCGAGGCCGTGGCGCAGGCGCTGCGCCGGTATGCGCCCGGGACGGCCCCGGTCCGGGTGGTGCACAACGGGGTGACCGGGTTCACCGAGGAGCGGGCCGTGCCGGACCTGCCCGAGCGGTACGTGCTGGCGGTCGGCACGATCGAGCCGCGCAAGGGGTTCGACGTGCTGGTCGCGGCGACGGCGGAGCTGGGCGTGCCGCTGGTGGTCGTCGGGCCGCAGGGGTGGGGCGGGGTCGACCTGCGCGCGCCGCACGTCCGGCTGCTCGGGCGGCTGCCCGACGCGGAGTTGGCCCACGTGCTGCGGCGGGCGGCGGTGCTGGCCGCGCCGAGCCTGGCCGAGGGCTTCGGGCTGCCGGTGGTGGAGGCGATGGCGGCGGGCGTCCCGGTGGTCCACTCGGACGCCCCGGCGCTGGTCGAGGTGGGCGGTGGGGCCGGCCTGGTGGTGCCGCGCGGCGACCGGGCGGCGTTGGTGGCCGCGCTGCGATCGGTGTGGCGTGAACAACGTGTGGCGGAACGCGTAATTGCTTCGGGACTGGCTCGGGCCAAGGCATTCACCTGGGAAAACGCCGCGCGGCAGGTCTGGGAGGTGCACCAGTCAGCCGGTGGAGCGCGGGCCGTTTGA